The Thalassotalea agarivorans region ATATTGCCCTAGCACACTGCGTTTGTTCATCACCACGAGTAAAAACAGCGCAATAATGGGTAGCAATAGAGCGTTCATGGCTTGTGCAAATAAGATCGCGGTGAGTGGTTTTGAGCCGACAAAAGCAAAGAATGTCCCAACAACCAGGACGATTAACCATACGCTTCTAAACAGAGGGTGTTGGAAGTCGAGTGGCTTTCCAAGTGCGCCACACACAGCAAAACTAGCCGCTAAAGGCGCAGCTATAGCGCTTGTCATGCCAGCCGAGAACAAACCAACGGCAAAGACTTCATCGGCATATTCCCCTAACATAGGCACAAGCTGCTGCGATATGTTCTGCATAACTAAGGTAGTTTCACCTTGAAAAAAGCCAACTGCTGCAGTTGCCACAATAGCCATGGTGATTAAACCACCTAAAAATATCGCGCCCGCTGTATCTATACGCGATTCATTAATTGCCGTTTCAATGTCACTTTGATTACGCCACTTCTCGCGCGCAGCACTTGCATGTAAAAACAGGTTATATGGCACGACGGTTGTACCAATTAATGCGATGGCGGAAAGCAGGGCACCATCAGGTATGGTCGGCCTAAAAATTCCTTTGGCGATACCGCCAAGATCTGGCGCTACGGCAATACAGGTGGCTATAAATACCAAAGACATCAGCATTACAAAGCCAACGAGCACGCGTTCAAGCGCCTTATATTTACCAAACCAAAGCAAAAGCGCGGCACTTGAACCGATAATTAGCGTCCACCACTGACTATCAAGGGAGGTGACTGAAGCAAGCGACCAAGCAGCCCCAGTGATGTTTCCTGCTTCATAGGCGGCATTACCAATACCAATGGCTGAAATCACCAAAAAGGCGACAAGATATTGGATAATTTTGTGATTAAACGCCTGCGTTAGCGTGTGTGCCAAACTTTGCTTAGTAACAAGTGACAAACGCGCTGCCATTTCCTGCAAAGTAAAGGTAAGTATCAATGAAAAAAACACTGCCCAAAGCAGAGCATAGCCATAATTTGCACCAGCGACACTTGCGGTGGTAATGGTTCCTGGCCCGATGAAGGCTGCTGTGACTAACAGACCCGGACCAAATTTTTTCCAAAATGACATTGCCTTACCTCGTTATTATTGTTGGCAATTGAACGCCTAGTTATTTTTTTGTAGGTCTTGCCCAACCTGAAATATTGCGCTGTTTTGCACGTGCAATGGCTAATTCATCGGTGTCTACAGCCTTTGTGATCACAGAACCTGCACCGGTAGTAGCACCTTCGCCAACAGATACTGGCGCTACAAGCGAGGTGTTTGAGCCAATAAAGGCATTGTCGCCGATTTCAGTTTTGGATTTGTTTACGCCGTCGTAATTACAGGTAATGGTACCTGCACCAATATTAGCGCCAGCACCAATTTGAGCATCGCCAAGATAAGTCAGGTGTCCTGCCTTACTGCCTTCACCAAGCGTTGACTTCTTCATCTCAACAAAGTTACCAACATGAGCGTCTTTTTTGAGTTCAGAGCCTGGGCGGATGCGAGCAAAAGGACCAGCGGAAGCGTCTTCACCAATAATCGCATCTTCAACAATGGAGTTAGGTTTAATCTCGGCGTTTTTACCGATAGTACAATTCTTTAAAATGCAGTTGGCACCAATTTTTGCGCCATCTGCGAGTGTGACATCACCTTCAAAAATACAATTAACGTCAATAATGACTTCTTGCCCCACTGACACTGTGCCTCGAATATCAATGCGCGCTGGGTCCATTAAACTTGCGCCATCTATCATCAGTTGCTCAGCTAAGCGTGCTTGATAGGCGCGTTCTAATGTTGCCAGTTGCACACGATTATTGGCACCTTCCACTTCAATCGCCGTTTTAGGGTGCGCAGTTGCAATAATTTTGCCTTCTGCGTGACAAGCAGCAATAACATCCGTGAGGTAGTATTCGCCTTGCGCATTATTATTGGATAAGTTGCTTAACCAACGTTTTAAATCGCCGCCATTTGCTAGCAAAATACCTGAATTCGCTTCGTTAACAGCTAACTGCTCTGGCGTTGCATCTTTTTGCT contains the following coding sequences:
- a CDS encoding Nramp family divalent metal transporter, with protein sequence MSFWKKFGPGLLVTAAFIGPGTITTASVAGANYGYALLWAVFFSLILTFTLQEMAARLSLVTKQSLAHTLTQAFNHKIIQYLVAFLVISAIGIGNAAYEAGNITGAAWSLASVTSLDSQWWTLIIGSSAALLLWFGKYKALERVLVGFVMLMSLVFIATCIAVAPDLGGIAKGIFRPTIPDGALLSAIALIGTTVVPYNLFLHASAAREKWRNQSDIETAINESRIDTAGAIFLGGLITMAIVATAAVGFFQGETTLVMQNISQQLVPMLGEYADEVFAVGLFSAGMTSAIAAPLAASFAVCGALGKPLDFQHPLFRSVWLIVLVVGTFFAFVGSKPLTAILFAQAMNALLLPIIALFLLVVMNKRSVLGQYVNSSKNNFIAVIMVATVTGLALYKISTLIG
- the glmU gene encoding bifunctional UDP-N-acetylglucosamine diphosphorylase/glucosamine-1-phosphate N-acetyltransferase GlmU, which codes for MALSVVILAAGKGTRMRSSLPKVLHPVAQKPMVQHVIDSARELGADNIYLVYGFGGDLLQSKVQGDDLTFVEQKEQLGTGHAVDMASPHIKDDEDVLVLYGDVPLTQASTLQSLVDAKPDNGMALLTVFLDDPTGYGRIIRDNNTVVGIVEQKDATPEQLAVNEANSGILLANGGDLKRWLSNLSNNNAQGEYYLTDVIAACHAEGKIIATAHPKTAIEVEGANNRVQLATLERAYQARLAEQLMIDGASLMDPARIDIRGTVSVGQEVIIDVNCIFEGDVTLADGAKIGANCILKNCTIGKNAEIKPNSIVEDAIIGEDASAGPFARIRPGSELKKDAHVGNFVEMKKSTLGEGSKAGHLTYLGDAQIGAGANIGAGTITCNYDGVNKSKTEIGDNAFIGSNTSLVAPVSVGEGATTGAGSVITKAVDTDELAIARAKQRNISGWARPTKK